Below is a genomic region from Helianthus annuus cultivar XRQ/B chromosome 2, HanXRQr2.0-SUNRISE, whole genome shotgun sequence.
ACCAAAACAGCTCGAACTAGACCCATAAGAGAAATAGATGGACCAGGCCCAAAACCTGTAACAAAGGATGCTGTTGGCCACGCCTAGTAGATAATACGGGCTAAGAAATAGGTCTAGTAGGTGAAATAGGCTGAACAAAATGCATTGAATTATTAGCGAGCAAAAGTTAATACATGATATATGTTTTGTAGGTAATAGCTATGATGGTGTTATATTTCTAGCTAGGCCTAAGTAATTTAGTGTTTTGAACCGTCAGAATCGGGGAATTGAAATGGAACCATTAGATTTGAATTGTATTCttgtatttagggtatgttttaAAAAACTTTTACACCCGGTTAAGTTGAAActttaaatatttatataaaaaaccctaTTGATTGATCATTCTTTTTGCTATACACATATTATCACTGTTTTGAGTTAGTAGATCTTAATTGCTAGTGCTTGATTTAGTAGTTATAAAATTAAGTAAACTTGGCGCTATGATACAAATATAAATTGATATTTTTAGTTACCATCCAATCCACAATTTGACTACAGTTATAATCGAAGAGTTTTTCCTTTCTCTGTTTCTTTTTGGATGGAATCACGTGTACCATGCTTGTTTTATAAATCTAATTATTTAGTAGTTCGTGTTTTCTAAACTTGTAAATAATATACTTAATGACCATCTAATGTATGgaaatagtttttataaaatgtttgaatgAAATTTTTGTAATAATTAACTAGAAGTTTTTATACATAtgtttttatgtaattttttcaGTTTGACATTTCTTTTATTGAGTAGCTTATTTTGTGTTGTACACTACATACTATTATACAATTATAATCATGTTGCTTTCTTTTGTTTCAACTTTCTGCAGATGGATCATACAAAAAATATTTCTAGTGAAGATAATTCAGATGTTCATTTTAATTATTAACATCATGGTTGGAATGGTTTTATTTAGAGTTCGTTTTATGATTTGAAATTATTTTTTATTGCTACTTTTACTTTGAATGGTTTGAAGTTTGAATGTTGCAACCCTTAGTTATATGttttaaataatttatttttttttaatttagttgTTAATTTTGAGAGTTAATTGACAACCGGTTCTGGCAAGAACCGTTTAACCCGGTTCCGAATCGTGTTTTGAACAGTTCGGTTCCAATTCGTATATTCAGCATGTAACGGTTCGATTCAGTTCGATGCGATTCGATCCAATTCTGAAGTCTTACACATCCCTATTTCTAGTGTGCGTATCATCCTTGAAAAAAATAGTaattataagattttataataaactagttgatttttcgcccgcgcgttgcggcggggacccaatgtatgcaaaacgcgtgtcaacagtagataccgaatatcaaaacataaataaaaatgacgtggtaaggatggtcactccgtcctaaaaaaagcgattttaaataacctaatatataataataggacccacacatcctacacgttgaaaattcggttgttttcaatttagttattacggtgctaacacgttaaaatatggatgagctcgttaccggtaacggcaccgaaagtaccgatccggaaaatcatcgaaattaggtaccggcaccgaaaatgctcggtacaatacggtatggtatttgaaggtaaaaatcaataagtACAGGTATGGttctagaccggtgtcgaaccgaaagtaacgattctgaaaacgccaaaaggcgGGTACCAAATTGGTAACGAAATTGATTTGGtaatagtaaatttggtaccgatacgataccggtttgattacaggatttgatacgatttgctcatcaataatctaaatatccaagttaattttacatgctacaacttattcattacagaaaaaagacaaaaaaagaaagcaaaataagttgttgtgtatataaaatctCAATCAAACgtaatacagtttacttactgtgtgtatgaaaagtaatctaaacggtgcaattacttgcattgctacgttgctataGGATTTGATGAGGTCGGTACCAATCGGTACGGCTCGGTACcagtcggtactggtacggcaccggtattcgagggtaaaaatcggtgaataccggtgccgaactgGTACCCAAAATACACCTGATTTGGTAAAAGCAGATACCGGTACCTGTACCCAATACTATTTATTTATCCCTTAATGAAATTACTGTTCATTCACttctaaaattaatatataggtaatataTAGGTAATTTATCTCAGACTATACTTATGTTCACATTTTAGTTAAACTAGGTCTATACTTCCGTGCGCGTTGCGTACGGGACCGTTGAGAAGAACAAAAAATgtaaatgtagaaaaaaacactaaacgataaccgaaagaaaatcaaccaaaaaaattTTATGGTAATGATATTATTTGTATGAAACATATTGTCAGAGATGAACAAATGGTACTGGGTGCTGGTACCGAATTTCCCAAACCGAAAGATCATAaataccaattcggtaccgacttttggcgttcttggtaacggttcgctaccggtttttaccttcatatacagTACtataaccggtattttcggtaccagtaccgatttggtatcggttggcaccgagctcatctctacccttgaaactaaaaaaataaatcattaaaagttgaagaaaatcaacaaaaaaacgTTGCACGATACCATTTTCTGTACGGTACCAGAGACCAGGGATGAacaaatggtactgggtagcagcactgaatttcccgaactaaaagattttcaatatcAACTCGGTatcgacttttggcgttttctgtacaggctagtgccggtttttaccttcatataccgatactGAACATGATCGTACCGCTATTTTCGATACCGGTTAACAACAAGCTTATCCCAACCTGTGATACTAAAtaaatcattaaattaaagttaaaagtaaagagaattattattattattattattattattattattattattattatattaataacccttaataggtagaggatcctgtaaaaagtccaacttttgtgagaagtgtgagaaataatgtgggaatgacaagtgtcccttatcttaattaattcaaaagggtatattagtaattgtccattcttatcaattaattgatttccaaagataactgccaaaaatatcaggcgatatattagggatgtgattcgaattcgatttgttctatacatttaattgtttacggtaagttcttgttgtaatgttataaTCCCCAGTCAATAATGTTATATTATGTACATGTATCTTTAatctccttttcatagtgttttatccccatcaatagtgttttattctgtatagtgtcttacagtaaacagatagtgttatatctttctatagtgttttatcatgtaatatactgttccttttcatagtgttttatcctcatcaatagtgttttattttgtatagtgtcttacagtaaacagatagtgttatatcttcctatagtgttttatcatgtaatatactgttccttttcatagtgttttatcccccatcaacagtgttttatttatgtatagtgtcttacagtaaacagatagtgttatatcttcctatagtgttttatcatgtaatataatgttctttatagtgttataaaaagttgttgtgaaggaaatcgaagaatttatttcagtacgagaaattcgctgattttttaggagattgatgggggttttgaaacagttaccataaattcgctgatttataggagattgatggggattttgaaacggttaccatatttgaaacgttggaaaagtcattattgccctttaattttacataaggtccttctaattaaaacacaatttacattttataacCTATTGATCTCAaacattagatcaaatatccaatggtttaaaatacttcttacccttctcacattttagacacttttaaTCAGTAGTACATCAATATATAATTACAcagtattttatatatatatatatactaggttatcacccgcgaacttcgcgggtagGAAAATTTTATCTACATTATCACAAAgtgtataaatataaatacaaatataaaAGTGACACATTACATAAATTACTTGTTAACAATATGAAAATATAGTTAAAATGCACTAAAGTAAAAAACAATAAATTTTTTTACTTTTGTTAAGAATTAAAGTGTCTCCAGACAAACAACAGTTACTCTTTCTCAGAGTCATCTATAATATCTTGTTGCGGCCATCACTATAGATCTGCAAGTTAAAAGACAATTCTAAATAACATCACAAGGTAACTAAGCTCTCAGTGAAAGATATGTTcacaaaaagtataaaaaaagCAAGTTAACAAATAAGATGTGCATATTTTCATAGTATTCACATGTATATTCTATTAATTGATAGGCCAGCTTTTAATAAACTCATCTTCAGTGTGTATCATGACATTTGTAGGGCCTTGGTCTACACCCCATATTTTGCACGCAGCGTCGTCCGGAATAGactaaaaaaacaaacatataCATTCTTAATTATTAGTATAATAAGAAATATATAAACAGTACAATAATATTAAAGTGTATTTAATAAtgataaaaaacaaaataataaatatgaaTTATAAAGTAAGTTATCAAAATACCAAAATAACTTCGTCCGCTACATTCATTAGCCTACAGAACCAGTATCCTCTGAAAGTAATTTAAAAATTACAACATTAATAAAGAGTAATAAGTAAAGGTTAGTgtgagaaaaataaaaaaaatatgaaaaataaacaAAGATAATACAAATTAGATGTTACATAAAGtaacaaaattaaaaataaatacctTGATGAACCTTCAGCCATAAAAAATACCTACAAAAGGACGTTACATAAAGAAACCGCATCTACTtagttattaaaaaaatattactaACAACATAAATAATATGTGAACAACATCTTATAATATAAAATCGATATGTAATAGTTTCTTCATGAAATGTCATGTGtatgttttttaattatttattcatATGAAATCATAAATTCAGTAAACAACAATATGTAATAGTTCCTATAATTTGATTACTATATGTTTAGAAACACCTTTAGACACTGCATATAAAAAAAGTTGATTATGGAAATTATGATCGGCATATTTTGTATTGAAATACATACATAATTTCTAAACTATTGAACTACATATCTTATTTTGTATAATCAAAATATAcgaatttttttaaaaagttttcCATATTTATTGTTAATGCTTATGGCGGTGTTACaatctattatctatattaataaacatcaaagatatttttttaattataagatttgtaatttttttagGATGGATCTTAATCAATGATGGTATTTGGTAATAAAGAATGCAGTTACCACAGTGAAtgttaaaatatgtaatttactgTAATGTTTAATTGGATATAAGAAAAGATGAAAAATAATACTAAATTCTTTTATTATTAAAGTAACGATAGGATAAAATTTCAGATAATTGAAACAAATTAGATTGTTCGAGAAACAAAAGATGAAATAGTATCAAATTAATTCCTAATTTTTAATCGAAAGGCGAAACAATTGTCTCCAAAAATAATGCGCCTTTCGGTCCGTTGTAGCTGTCAACATGTTGGATGTAGTTAAAAGAATCATTGCAAAGTAGAACTTCAACAGTATCTCCACAAATACTGGTTATCAACCACTTGTTGTCTTGAATTGCATTTGTCCTTTGCTGAGGCTCCAAATGTTGAACTATGCGAGCCTTATTGAAAGAAAAGACCTTGATCCAGTCATCCTGTTCATATTTGACCAAATCTGCAATTAGTTCACCAGCATAATGAACAACAATGACATGGAGCTTGTTCGAAATTGTTAGAAAATGTACTTGGCAAGGATTGACTTCAATACGCTCCGGAAAACGAAGTAAACTGAAAGATTCAGAGATAACATCGTAAGCAACTATGTTCCTTTCACTAGGTGGAATCCAGTAACTTGAAACAATGAAATATATTGTTTTGCCGGAATAAATTCCAGAAGACCATGAATAAAAGTTTGAAGCGAATTGAGTTCCGTTCAAGAAGTTTAATTTCCTCCATGAGTCATGACGTCGTGAATATACACGAGCAGTAACTACGTCCCAGTAACAATTAATATGAAGCACTTTTAGATCGTTGTCCTCGTCTAAGTACATTCCACCAGTATCGTAGTGTCGACCAAAATAACGAATAAAGTAGTCGTCCGATATCAACTTAAAACGTCTCGTCGTTGGATTCCAAAGGACCAGCTCATTGGGATTCCTTTTAATGCAAACTAAAATCAGACCATTAAACGAACATATAATGCTTAAAAAGGATGGATGGACATCATATGGAAAATTTACGGTTTTGCTAGTATCGACTTCTAAGTTGCCAGATACTATGTCGTCAACGACTATGGAACTTTCTTTCAAGGAGAGCAGCTTCTTTTGTATTGAATTTCCAACTCGCCGAGTAtggatgaaaacaaactttggtgTGGATAATTCATAACACCATTGTTTAGAAACACATTTGAAACGACAAACTGCCTTTGCAGGTAGTCTCGATAAGATCTCTTCAAATATCATGTCATCCCCAATAAGTTCCATGATTCCTAATAAtctgaaaaaataaataaaaaaaagattgAATACAAAGTTATTGTATAAAAAATTGATAATTATCAATGGAAGATTAAACATTTATAATACAGTACAAAGTAACTAACCGTGTAAGTGGAGGTGTTATGTATATGAATTTTCTAATGAGTAAGAATTACACGAaatatgggtatttataggacttTCATCATATAGTGGAAATCTAATTTGGAAACCTTAATTTTTTAATATACGATTTTATCAAATAATGAAAAACTTATGAAAGATTTATGTAGATCATCTTGATTAATGGTTAATAAGTGTTTCGaaatttaaaattatatatattttaaagtattttttttttgttttttggtatttaatcaattaaattaatcaaataacGGATAAATATTATATCATCAATATTACATTTCGAATAACAtgtttttttacaaacaaatgttaaTATGTTATAATACGTGTATTATAAATCGTAAAAAAATattctttttaaaaaaagttGGGAAGGAAAGAATTTTTCTTAATTTTGTAAAAGTCTAATACagttatttatagaaacaatgtctaaCTGCAAAGAAATAaggaatttttttaaaaaatataacgacaacttatttatagaaacaatgtctaaTTACATAAACAGAGTTATAATTGAGAATAGTAaaattaaccttaaaaacagTAATGTGTTTATGGAAACAAAAACATCTTTAGAAATAAATTAAAGGTATCTTAAACCTAAATAGAAAAACTCATAACTGACAAAACTAACAATATGAACTTTAAAATATAATAACATAAAGTTTCAAAATTATGCATAAACAGaaaatttaaaaagaaataaGAAAGAGTATAGacatcaaaaaacaaacaataccaacaacattTAACTAACATGTTTTGGGAGACGAACATTCCGAGTCCGAATTTTAAAAAAGATTAAGGATTCACCATGGAAAAATACAAACAATCaatcattcagaacatatatttctaatttaaaaaaaaaaactgaaaactaAAGAAACATATCAAAAAATTAGGATTATAGTgatcaatcaactttaacaacgaaagagcgttgtttttaggatccataactgcaaaggaataataattttaaaagataatctatttatagaaacaatgtctatttacagaaaccgaataataatttcgaatacaaaaaATTAACATTAAAAATGGCCATctgtttatagaaacaaaaacaattttaaaagaAATTAAAGTATCCTTAAATAATTAACAACATAACTAAATAGCAAAAAAATATAACTGACAAAACAAACCAtatgaacttcaaaagataatcacataaaCTCTCAAAATATAGCATAAAGACAAAATTTAAAACCAAAGACTATagatatcaaaaaacaaacaacaccaagaaaattgaactaacctgttttggtCGACGAACTGTCCGAGTTCGATTGTCACGAAATATTGAGGGTTCAACATGAGAAAAACAAACCAtaaatcattcagaacatatattattaatttttgaaaaaaaaaacaccgaACATAAATGATAAAATCAAACATTACAAAGTTAAAAAAGATAAAACAACTATAACATTCAACTAACCTCTGTTGCTTGTTGAATGATCGGAGTCCGATTGTTATCCAAGATTTAGGGATTCAcatgaaaatcaaaataaacaaaaatcagTAAGTTTGATAAATGTCCAAGACATGATTAACGTTCATAGACACTACATAAATCAGAGAATGTAGATGATGATAACAAAACCTCTGATCTTGAtattgtttgcaaaaaaaaatataaatgttCAATCGCTTAGATTAAAGATGCACGGTAGAtaaacaacaaactaaaacaacataccttcaatTTTATGATCGGATCTACAAAATTCAGAACAACATAACTTATTTTGGTAGACTAACAATCCGAGTCCGAATTTCAAAAAAGATTGAGGGTTCACCATGAGAAAATACAAACCAtaaatcattcagaacatatattaataggtaaaaaaataatgaacataaaggataaaattacatattacatacttaaaaaagataaaataacTATAACACTTAACTAACCTCTTTTGATTGACGAATTATCGGAGTCCGAAATCAGATCTACAGAAATCagaacaaagaaaaagttattacaAATCAGAACAAAGATTATTAGAAATccaaagaaagaaaaagataaaGTTTGATCGGATCTACTGAAATCAGAACAAAGAAAACGTTATTAGAAATCAAAAGAATCTTTATAAAATGAACTTTATATACAATCGAACAACATAAATAAAAACATACCTTTAATTTCTTTGATAAGATCTACAGAAATCAGACAAAAAATGATTTTTAGCAATCACAACAATATTCATAAAAACAACTTTGTATAATACAATCGaataacataaaaaacaaaacacCTTTAATTTCTTTTATCGGATCTACAGAAATGAGAAAACAAATGGTTTTTAGCAATCGAAACAATCTTTATAAAAACAATCATTTACAACAAttacaacaaaaaaaatcaaaaaatcacgAAAAAACTACTACATATCAGGATTCAAATTATCAGTTTTCCGCCAAAATAATAAATTTTTTCAGAAAACTTAAATATCGTCTAAAACTGAAGAACTTCAATATACCGGAACAACATTAGATCAGATCTAAGCAAAACTAACCCAGAAGCCATGTCTCTGAAACTCAATGTGACGCTTCAATATAAAATCTTTTAGATCTAAGCAAAACAGACATGAATTCATCTATAAAAAGTGCATCAAAAACTCTACTAAATCACCACAAACATAGAGAACCATCAATATAAACACATAAATTATGAAAAAAAACCCGTTATCccattcaagcatttcatcaaacaccttgcgTGCAATCCAAAaactaaaacattttcaaacattttacacTAAAATTAACGTTCAGTCATCACGGATCtaatcaaccaatttccataaaATTAATAAGAATACAAAAAAAGTTAACATCAATCGGACATTTATGCCAGAATCGAATCTGTAGTACTACATATATAATAGACGTGCAGGTAGAATTTTTTCGGTGCTTATCATCAAAATACTTCTTGCTAACATGAATCTGTTATGGAACAACAACGACAAAGATGTGAGGTAGATTATATGTGAAGAAACAAAATAACATCAGAAAGAGAAATCAAAAGAATAAAATTAAAATCTACGGCTAAGAAAAATAGATTGAAGGGTAAAACCACATACCTTCAATAGCGGAAGAAGATCTGATTAGAGAGATGAGAAATCGCTGTGACGTCCAGAAAGGTTGAGTTGATCTAGGGTTTGGTTTTAGGGTTGTGAAGATTGTTGAAGAGTATGGAAGAAGAATTAGAAAAAAAGACATATATAAAGGATCCATCATGATTGATCCAAATCCAAAAGTCCGACCCGATGCTTTCTGGATCCCGTGTCCATTGTGAATTTGTGTGATTTCCCTCCTAAACCAAGTTGCCACATCAGCCAAGATGGCCAAATACAAATGCCACCtagcccaaatccatctcatttatatatatatatatagatagagaAGTTCATTGAAGAACCATAAAAAATGGAAATTTAAGGAACCATTAGTTTTACATGTAAAAAACTAATACGTACACAAGAGACACATGcaacaaaaataaaacataaaggATGTCTATAGTGATTTTTAAACATATAGACGAAAGCACGCAAGTTACAAACCTAATAacgttttggcgttttctgtaatATATGCATATGAAAAACGTTTTATTCAAAactagttttaaataaataataataattacaacAAACTTATAAACGCAATATACAaaggtttttatttatttacaaatgCGCTATACACGTAAAACTTAAATAATAAGCGTCCTTTTGCACCCCTTATATTTAAAAATGTAGATTGAGCCACTAGTAAGCTTTATTTACAACTGTCCGAAAACACAAAATGGTACCAACCCACTTGCACCGTCTTTTTCCTTGGTGGATCCACCTTTTTTACTTCGGCAATCCATTTTTTGCTTTTGTTGCTTTCTTTTCGGTCTACAAGTATAtttaaaccacaagtaaaacgATGTACGGCAACAATTAACATTGTTTTTTTAAGATTTGAGTGGATGACAAAATTTGGTCAAACTCTTAAGAATCATTAAAGtaaagactttgttttacaaataGTTTATAAACTAAAAGGTTACTCCTTTTGGTCTCGCAAAACACACACTAATTAACACATATTTGAACTATGTTTTATTGTCTTGTGTTTGAAGACTCATATGGGACGAATAAATATCACAAGGCTTGAATTTGGCCATAATGTTATGTTGTTATTTTTGCTCTTTTATGATATTTTGGTTTAATTATGTTAAATAATTAAATTGGAACTATACCAAGTAAATACAAATGAGATTAAGATAAATATTCCTATTACAAAATGTTGGAAATTTTGTGACGTCGCAAACATCTTATTTAAAAGATAGGTATCCGTCATTACCGCTTCTCTGTTACAGTCAAATTAATAGGCAAATTTGTTAAGCAACTTGTTTCAGGATTTAAACTAACGTCTCCCTATTAATCCTGAATTTTACTCGTACCTTCACAGCAAACTCATCATCATATTGAACCAGATTGGCCTCTTCCTTGTTTTTCCACTTGGTGCACTCGAATGAAGACTGACTAGTTTCACCGCATTCATAATATCTAAACTCACTTTAATTTGTCTCACGTTCCTCTGTAAGAGCCCCTTCTACACCACATCCTCAACTTCCTTGACCACAAATTTGATCACCTCATCTCTTTCCACAATGCTAACTCTCATAATTAGGGCtttaaacgaactgaacgttcaacgaacagttcgcgaaccgttcggcgggaagttcgcttaataaatgaacgaacacgaacaagaaatttcgttatGAACAGAGGTtgcgttcgttcgtttatgttcgtgaacgttcggtaatgtgttcatttatgtttgctcgtttatgttcatttgtgtttgttcatttaaaggtttttatatgttattttattatttttagttttcaaaaatttgaaaCCCTAGTTATACTATATGGCTCTCCCAACATCCGTCATTTGACTATTTCAATTTCAGTTTATGTTAAAGCTTGACAAACTTCCTTATTTGTGTTAATCGTGTTTCTGATAATTATGTCAACTTTGTTCCGAAACTTATGGTAagttcttatttattttttttggagGATTCTTCGTAATCCTTGTGATGAAAAATGCAGATCTTATTCTAAAATAAATATATGTACGTGTGTACTCATTTGTGTTCATAAACATTGTTTGTGCTCGTTTACGTTCATGAACATTTGCTTGAGTTCATTTGCGTTTGATAAGTGTTTGTGAACatattcatttccttaatgaacgaacaagAACAAGAAATCTCGTTAGGTAAGCGTTCGTGAATAGTTTATGAACAGGCTCATTCCTTAATGAACGGACATGAACAAGGCCTTATTCCTGTTCGTTCTGTTCGTTTAAAGCCCTACTCATAATCATCAACCTCTGAGTTGTTTGAACTTACCAAAAGATGTTTGCATTGATCATTCTCCCCTGATTCATCATTACTTTTCAAACATTCTTCTTAAGCATTAATTCTTTTAACAATAGGTAGAAATTTCTTTGGAACTGAGTTAAGCAACTTTCTTGCAATCACATTATCTTTAAGATCAGATCCAAGAGTTTTGAACTTGAATGACATACCACTCAACTTGCCTACAAATTCACTAACGgtttcattttctttcatttCTAATACTTTCGATTTACTTCTCAGGGTTGGTAAATGTGCTTTTTGAACCCGCCAGCTCTGAGGTATTGAAACTTGATCGAATCCCATACTTGCTTTCCATTCGTGATGTACAACCAAAAGCAGAATGTATTTTGGCAGTTGTTGGAAGATCAATGCCTTTATGATATTCCCTTTCTTCTCAACTACTGTATTTCCTGAAACAATTGTCTCCCAAAGCCCATATGCTTTCAAAATAGTCTCTATCAAGATAGCCCTAGTGGTGCAATTCCCTTCGGTTAACTTTGGGCAATACAAAGACATGTTCCCCTTGCTCACGAGTTGGTGCCAATGCATTGTTATTTGCCATTGTTTTTTTCATACTTTGAAACTAATTGCTTTTTTTCTTGCTGATATTGCTATTTTTTGTTGGGTTTCTTGCTTTACTTGTTTAATCTTGCTGTGTTGGTGATTTTTTGCTTTCTTTCTCACTTCTCTTGTTGCGTTCTTCTTACTCTACTTGTTGTGTTCTTCTACTTGCTTTTTCTTGCAAAAA
It encodes:
- the LOC110898922 gene encoding putative F-box/kelch-repeat protein At1g12870 → MELIGDDMIFEEILSRLPAKAVCRFKCVSKQWCYELSTPKFVFIHTRRVGNSIQKKLLSLKESSIVVDDIVSGNLEVDTSKTVNFPYDVHPSFLSIICSFNGLILVCIKRNPNELVLWNPTTRRFKLISDDYFIRYFGRHYDTGGMYLDEDNDLKVLHINCYWDVVTARVYSRRHDSWRKLNFLNGTQFASNFYSWSSGIYSGKTIYFIVSSYWIPPSERNIVAYDVISESFSLLRFPERIEVNPCQVHFLTISNKLHVIVVHYAGELIADLVKYEQDDWIKVFSFNKARIVQHLEPQQRTNAIQDNKWLITSICGDTVEVLLCNDSFNYIQHVDSYNGPKGALFLETIVSPFD